One region of Clostridium sp. Marseille-P299 genomic DNA includes:
- the ygiD gene encoding 4,5-DOPA-extradiol-dioxygenase: MSGNKMPMLFIGHGSPMNAIEDNKYTKNWEEVGRRLPKAKAILVVSAHWYTKGTKICEDENPKMVYDMYGFPKELYEVVYKAQGAPEVAKETKELIGSKVLADDTWGLDHGAWSVLVKMFPKADVPVFQLSVDGTAPSSEHYRLGTCISKLREEGVLILASGNVVHNLRAVDWENSGGTKWANDFDDYIKESILAGKYEDVVNYHTHKDAKYAVPTPDHFYPLLYILGAADKTDKVTVFNDSCTLGSLSMTSYIFE, translated from the coding sequence ATGTCAGGAAACAAAATGCCAATGCTATTCATCGGTCACGGATCACCAATGAATGCTATTGAAGATAATAAATATACAAAAAATTGGGAAGAGGTTGGTAGGCGTTTACCAAAGGCAAAAGCCATCTTAGTAGTTTCTGCCCATTGGTATACTAAGGGGACTAAAATTTGCGAAGATGAAAATCCTAAAATGGTTTATGATATGTATGGATTTCCAAAAGAGTTATATGAAGTAGTTTATAAAGCCCAAGGCGCACCTGAAGTTGCAAAAGAGACGAAGGAGCTAATTGGCTCTAAGGTGCTTGCCGATGATACTTGGGGATTGGATCATGGAGCCTGGTCAGTTTTAGTTAAGATGTTTCCAAAGGCAGACGTTCCAGTCTTTCAGTTAAGTGTAGATGGAACAGCCCCAAGCAGTGAGCACTATAGATTAGGAACTTGCATCTCTAAATTAAGAGAGGAAGGTGTTCTTATACTGGCTAGTGGAAACGTGGTACATAACTTAAGAGCAGTGGATTGGGAGAATAGTGGAGGAACGAAATGGGCGAATGATTTTGATGACTATATTAAAGAATCAATACTAGCTGGAAAGTATGAAGATGTCGTGAACTATCATACACATAAAGACGCAAAGTATGCTGTTCCGACTCCAGACCATTTTTATCCTTTGCTTTATATATTAGGAGCTGCAGATAAAACAGATAAAGTAACTGTATTTAATGATTCTTGTACCTTAGGAAGTTTATCGATGACTAGTTATATATTTGAATAG
- a CDS encoding spore maturation protein has translation MNFLIYISDYIIPFLFLYIIGLGLLMKKNVYDIFIKGAREGFKVVLDILPTLIGLMVGIGIMRASGALEALSNVIAPITSILKFPGELVPLVVVKMFSSSAATSLLLDIFKEFGPDSYLGRLSSIIMSCTETIFYTMAVYFMTAGVKKTRYTLAGALVATLTGVVMSVILVGWIM, from the coding sequence TTGAATTTTCTTATTTACATATCGGATTATATTATTCCTTTTTTGTTTTTATATATTATAGGTTTAGGCCTACTTATGAAAAAGAATGTTTATGATATATTCATCAAAGGCGCTAGAGAGGGTTTTAAGGTAGTTTTAGACATATTGCCTACGTTAATAGGCCTAATGGTAGGAATCGGCATTATGAGGGCTTCTGGAGCGCTAGAAGCACTTTCAAATGTAATAGCTCCTATTACATCAATTCTTAAGTTCCCAGGAGAACTTGTTCCTTTGGTGGTCGTAAAAATGTTTTCTTCCTCTGCGGCAACGTCTTTACTGCTGGATATTTTTAAAGAATTTGGACCGGACTCTTATTTGGGAAGACTATCCTCAATAATAATGAGTTGTACGGAAACCATATTTTATACCATGGCCGTGTATTTTATGACAGCAGGGGTTAAGAAGACGAGGTATACTCTAGCAGGAGCTTTAGTAGCCACGTTAACAGGCGTTGTTATGAGCGTGATTTTAGTTGGGTGGATTATGTAA
- a CDS encoding nucleoside recognition domain-containing protein, with translation MINYLWGFMIVFGIIYGTLTGKIADVSTSTLNSAKEAVTLCITMLGIMSLWMGLMEIAKEIGIIEKLTKALRPVLRILFPDIPKNHIVNEYIASNMIANILGLGWAATPVGLKAMKEFAKLNEMRDKASPDMCTFLIINISSLQLIPVNIIAYRTQYGSINPAEILGAGLVATLFSTFVGALFSIIARKLAKN, from the coding sequence ATGATTAACTATTTATGGGGATTTATGATAGTTTTTGGAATTATCTATGGAACTTTAACGGGAAAAATTGCAGATGTTAGTACCTCCACGTTAAATTCAGCAAAGGAAGCTGTTACATTGTGTATTACAATGCTAGGAATCATGTCTTTATGGATGGGACTTATGGAAATTGCCAAAGAGATAGGGATTATAGAAAAGCTTACAAAAGCATTGCGACCAGTGCTTCGGATTTTATTTCCTGATATTCCAAAAAATCATATTGTAAATGAATACATAGCTTCCAATATGATTGCAAATATTTTGGGCCTTGGCTGGGCAGCTACTCCAGTAGGGTTAAAAGCAATGAAAGAGTTTGCTAAATTAAATGAAATGCGTGATAAAGCGAGTCCAGACATGTGCACCTTTTTAATTATTAATATTTCTTCATTGCAACTTATTCCAGTTAATATTATTGCTTATCGTACTCAGTATGGATCAATAAACCCAGCAGAAATACTTGGTGCAGGTTTAGTAGCAACACTGTTTTCTACATTTGTTGGGGCATTGTTTTCCATCATAGCTAGAAAATTGGCTAAGAATTAG
- a CDS encoding AbrB/MazE/SpoVT family DNA-binding domain-containing protein has translation MKSTGIVRKLDELGRITLPIELRRTLGVSERDPLEIFVDEGRIILQKYEPTDIFNGEKDELFDYCGKKVSKSSITELAKLAGLID, from the coding sequence ATGAAAAGCACAGGTATTGTTAGAAAATTAGACGAATTAGGACGTATTACACTTCCAATTGAATTAAGAAGAACTCTTGGAGTAAGTGAAAGAGATCCATTAGAAATTTTTGTAGATGAAGGAAGAATTATTTTACAAAAATATGAACCAACTGATATCTTTAACGGAGAAAAAGATGAATTATTCGATTACTGCGGTAAAAAGGTATCTAAGAGTTCTATTACAGAACTTGCTAAACTTGCTGGTCTTATCGACTAA
- the rsmI gene encoding 16S rRNA (cytidine(1402)-2'-O)-methyltransferase yields MAGTLYLCATPIGNLEDITFRVLRILKEVDLIAAEDTRNSIKLLNHFEITTPMTSYHEYNKYDKGKYLVNKLLEGENIALITDAGTPGISDPGEELVKMAYEAGITVTSLPGASACVTALSLSGLPTRRFAFEAFLPTDKKERQDILNELVNETRTIILYEAPHRLVKTLKMLFEALGDRNITILRELTKKHETVFTSTFEKAIAYYEENDAKGECVIVIEGKSREELIKESQEKWLSWTLSEHMDHYMNQGMNKKEAMKAVADDRGVPKRDIYAMLLNEE; encoded by the coding sequence ATGGCAGGAACCCTATATTTATGTGCAACCCCAATCGGTAATTTAGAAGATATTACGTTTCGGGTACTTAGAATATTAAAAGAAGTGGATTTAATCGCTGCGGAGGACACTAGAAATAGTATAAAGCTATTAAATCATTTTGAAATTACAACACCAATGACAAGTTATCATGAATACAACAAATATGATAAAGGCAAGTACTTAGTTAATAAATTACTAGAGGGTGAGAATATTGCATTAATTACAGATGCTGGGACACCTGGAATCTCAGATCCAGGGGAGGAACTTGTTAAAATGGCATATGAAGCTGGAATTACAGTAACTTCACTCCCTGGAGCAAGTGCATGTGTTACGGCACTTTCATTATCTGGATTACCAACTAGAAGGTTTGCATTTGAAGCATTTTTACCAACGGATAAAAAGGAGAGACAAGACATCTTAAATGAGCTTGTAAATGAGACAAGAACCATTATCCTATATGAAGCACCACATAGGCTTGTTAAGACGCTTAAAATGCTATTTGAGGCCCTTGGAGACCGTAATATAACTATTCTACGTGAGCTTACCAAGAAACATGAAACCGTATTTACATCTACATTTGAAAAGGCGATTGCCTATTATGAGGAAAATGATGCGAAAGGTGAATGCGTAATTGTTATTGAGGGCAAGAGCCGAGAAGAATTAATTAAAGAAAGTCAGGAAAAGTGGCTTTCATGGACCCTTAGTGAACATATGGATCACTATATGAATCAAGGGATGAATAAAAAAGAAGCAATGAAGGCTGTTGCAGATGATCGAGGTGTACCAAAGCGAGACATTTATGCAATGCTGTTAAATGAAGAGTAA
- a CDS encoding tRNA1(Val) (adenine(37)-N6)-methyltransferase, whose protein sequence is MWEELLLPDERLDDLHRNNYKIIQNPNKFCFGMDAVLLTGFAKIKETDTVLDLGTGTGIIPILLEGRNKGRHLTGLEIQEESADMARRSVKGNSLEEKIDIVTGDIKEASKIFGAASFDVVTSNPPYMNHDHGLVNPNQPKAIARHELLCSLEDVIRESSKVLKQNGRLFMVHRPFRLAEIIEVMKRYKLEPKRLRFVHPYLHKEPNMVLIEGLKGGNPMVTVEAPLIVYKEEHVYTDEIYKIYGY, encoded by the coding sequence ATGTGGGAGGAGTTATTACTACCCGATGAACGTTTAGATGATTTGCATCGTAATAATTATAAAATTATTCAGAATCCAAATAAGTTCTGTTTTGGTATGGATGCGGTGTTGTTAACTGGTTTTGCAAAAATTAAAGAAACTGACACGGTGCTAGATCTCGGGACAGGCACTGGAATTATTCCAATTTTATTAGAAGGTAGGAATAAAGGAAGGCATCTTACAGGTCTAGAAATCCAAGAAGAAAGTGCAGATATGGCAAGACGTAGCGTAAAAGGGAATTCTTTAGAAGAAAAGATTGACATAGTAACTGGAGATATCAAAGAAGCCTCTAAGATTTTTGGTGCAGCTTCTTTTGATGTAGTAACAAGCAATCCGCCCTATATGAACCACGACCATGGACTTGTAAATCCAAATCAGCCCAAAGCAATTGCAAGGCATGAACTTCTTTGCTCTTTGGAAGATGTAATTCGAGAATCATCCAAAGTTTTAAAGCAAAACGGTCGCTTATTTATGGTGCACCGACCATTTCGATTGGCAGAAATTATTGAAGTAATGAAACGATATAAATTAGAGCCTAAGAGATTAAGGTTTGTTCATCCTTATTTGCATAAAGAGCCCAATATGGTGCTTATAGAAGGTTTAAAAGGCGGAAATCCTATGGTTACAGTTGAAGCTCCGCTGATTGTGTATAAAGAGGAACATGTTTATACCGATGAGATTTATAAAATTTATGGATATTAA
- a CDS encoding PSP1 domain-containing protein, which translates to MINVIGVRFRRAGKVYFFDPAGYDIKQGDNVIVETARGVEYGMVVLGPRDVEDEKVIQPLKSVMRTATPEDDETEKKNKEKEKDAFRICLEKIAKHGLEMKLIDCEYTFDNNKVLFYFTADGRIDFRELVKDLAAVFKTRIELRQIGVRDETKIVGGIGICGRPLCCHTHLSEFAPVSIKMAKEQNLSLNPTKISGVCGRLMCCLKNEEEAYEDLNAKLPNVGDRVTTSDNLQGEVSSVSVLKQLVKVIVELENDEKEIREYKVDDLKFKPKKKKEKILMDDELRALELLEKKEGNHLDD; encoded by the coding sequence ATGATCAATGTTATCGGGGTACGCTTTCGAAGAGCGGGAAAAGTATATTTTTTTGATCCAGCGGGATATGATATAAAGCAGGGTGACAACGTAATTGTTGAAACTGCACGTGGCGTGGAATATGGTATGGTTGTACTTGGACCAAGAGATGTAGAGGATGAAAAAGTCATACAACCATTAAAGAGTGTTATGAGAACTGCAACACCAGAAGATGATGAAACAGAGAAAAAGAATAAAGAAAAAGAAAAAGATGCATTTCGCATTTGTTTAGAAAAAATAGCAAAGCACGGACTTGAGATGAAACTAATTGATTGTGAGTACACATTTGATAACAACAAAGTGCTTTTTTATTTTACGGCTGATGGAAGAATTGACTTTCGTGAGTTAGTAAAGGATTTGGCAGCAGTTTTTAAGACTAGAATCGAGCTTAGACAAATCGGTGTAAGAGATGAAACTAAGATTGTTGGTGGAATCGGTATTTGTGGTCGTCCATTATGCTGTCATACCCATCTATCTGAGTTTGCCCCAGTGTCAATTAAAATGGCGAAAGAGCAGAACTTATCCCTTAATCCAACAAAGATTTCAGGTGTATGCGGTCGATTGATGTGTTGTCTAAAGAATGAAGAAGAAGCATACGAAGACTTAAATGCTAAATTACCAAACGTAGGAGACCGTGTTACAACATCGGATAATCTTCAAGGTGAAGTTTCAAGCGTAAGTGTCTTAAAGCAGCTTGTAAAGGTAATTGTAGAGCTTGAAAACGATGAAAAAGAAATACGAGAATATAAAGTTGACGATTTAAAATTTAAACCGAAAAAGAAAAAAGAGAAGATTCTAATGGATGATGAACTTCGTGCATTAGAGTTATTAGAGAAAAAAGAAGGTAATCATTTAGATGACTAG
- the holB gene encoding DNA polymerase III subunit delta', translating to MLTFSDVVGHENIIDYFQNAFRMQKFSHAYILNGEDGTGKNLLASIFATTLQCEAHDVNPCGVCKSCLQAMSDNHPDIKYITHEKASISVDDIRSQLNNDVQIKPYSSKYKVYIIDEAEKLTEQAQNALLKTIEEPPEYAVILLLTNNSNLFLETILSRCVVLNLKVIPKESIKKYLMEEVKVPDYQAELSATFANGNLGKAIKLSSSEEFSQMKADVVRLMKYIDEYELSEIMGAIKKIAENKSVINDYLDLILLWYRDVLMFKATMDANLVFYKDEVQDIKKQGSNKSFEALDHIIKALDDTKKRLLANVNFEIAMELLLLAMKES from the coding sequence ATGCTTACATTTTCAGATGTGGTTGGTCATGAGAACATAATCGATTATTTTCAAAATGCGTTTCGTATGCAAAAATTTTCACATGCGTACATTTTAAATGGGGAAGACGGAACAGGAAAAAATTTACTTGCTTCTATTTTCGCAACAACCCTGCAATGTGAGGCCCATGATGTAAATCCATGCGGTGTGTGTAAATCTTGCTTACAGGCCATGAGTGATAATCATCCTGACATAAAGTACATTACACATGAAAAGGCAAGCATTAGTGTAGATGATATCCGAAGTCAGCTAAATAATGATGTTCAAATAAAACCTTACAGTAGTAAATATAAAGTCTATATTATTGATGAGGCTGAAAAATTAACAGAGCAAGCACAAAATGCCTTACTTAAAACAATTGAAGAACCTCCAGAATATGCCGTTATTTTATTACTAACGAATAATTCAAATTTATTTTTAGAAACTATTTTATCTCGTTGTGTGGTTCTAAATTTAAAAGTTATTCCAAAAGAGAGTATAAAAAAATACTTAATGGAGGAAGTTAAGGTTCCTGATTATCAAGCGGAGTTAAGTGCAACTTTTGCAAATGGAAATTTGGGAAAAGCAATAAAATTATCAAGCTCAGAAGAGTTTTCGCAGATGAAGGCAGATGTTGTTCGTTTAATGAAGTATATTGATGAATATGAACTTTCAGAGATTATGGGGGCCATTAAAAAAATTGCTGAGAACAAATCAGTTATAAACGATTATTTGGATTTAATTCTATTATGGTATCGAGATGTATTAATGTTTAAAGCTACAATGGATGCAAATCTAGTTTTTTATAAAGACGAAGTACAAGATATAAAAAAGCAAGGAAGTAACAAGAGTTTTGAAGCCTTGGATCACATTATAAAGGCATTAGATGATACGAAGAAAAGACTATTGGCAAATGTTAATTTTGAAATTGCGATGGAACTATTATTGTTAGCAATGAAGGAGTCTTGA
- a CDS encoding YaaR family protein, whose amino-acid sequence MEIKVNQLQTIQSTELKAPVKETDGSFKFTLISSIEEQELQARLSFLMDEISAQGKKISKHMDVLDMRHYRELIREFMNEVVNRSHKFSRQNFLDKRGRHRVYGMIKLIDKTLDELALELMKEEKDAISILSKIDEIRGLLLDIFA is encoded by the coding sequence ATGGAGATTAAGGTAAATCAATTGCAAACAATTCAATCAACGGAGCTTAAGGCACCCGTAAAGGAAACCGATGGCTCGTTTAAGTTTACTTTAATCAGTAGCATTGAAGAGCAAGAACTTCAGGCAAGACTTAGTTTTTTAATGGATGAGATCTCAGCACAAGGAAAAAAGATATCAAAGCATATGGATGTGCTAGATATGAGACATTATCGTGAACTAATTCGTGAATTTATGAATGAGGTAGTAAATCGATCCCATAAATTTAGTAGGCAGAATTTCCTTGATAAGCGTGGTAGGCATAGAGTCTACGGAATGATAAAGTTAATTGATAAAACACTTGATGAATTAGCCTTAGAACTTATGAAAGAGGAAAAAGACGCGATTAGTATTTTAAGTAAAATTGATGAAATACGTGGATTGCTACTTGATATTTTTGCTTAA
- a CDS encoding guanylate kinase, whose product MGKIFLVMGKSATGKDTIFRKLLEIEDLKLKTVVTYTTRPIRTAEVDGREYFFVDNAKREELLAKGKVIEQRSYDTVHGIWYYFTVNDGQIDLDNSNYIMIQTLEGYEQIRDYYGKDSVVPIYVEVEDGERLMRALEREREQSDPKYAELCRRYLADTMDFSEENIKALGINKRYQNLDIRECISQISSDILAIIQDTDKK is encoded by the coding sequence ATGGGAAAAATATTTCTTGTTATGGGAAAGAGTGCTACAGGAAAAGATACGATTTTTCGGAAGTTGTTAGAGATAGAGGATTTAAAGCTAAAAACGGTGGTTACTTATACAACACGTCCCATTCGAACAGCTGAGGTAGACGGTAGAGAGTACTTTTTTGTGGACAATGCAAAAAGAGAAGAACTGCTAGCAAAAGGAAAGGTTATTGAGCAGCGTTCTTATGATACAGTACATGGAATTTGGTATTATTTTACCGTAAATGATGGTCAAATTGATTTAGATAATTCTAATTATATTATGATACAAACCCTTGAAGGGTATGAACAAATTCGAGATTACTATGGAAAAGATAGCGTTGTTCCGATTTATGTAGAAGTAGAAGATGGTGAGCGTCTTATGAGAGCTTTAGAACGCGAACGGGAACAAAGTGATCCTAAATATGCAGAACTTTGCCGTAGATATTTAGCAGATACCATGGATTTCTCAGAGGAGAATATCAAAGCATTGGGGATTAATAAACGTTATCAAAACTTAGACATAAGGGAATGTATTAGCCAAATTAGTAGTGATATTTTAGCAATAATACAAGATACAGATAAGAAATAA
- a CDS encoding aminotransferase class I/II-fold pyridoxal phosphate-dependent enzyme has translation MDLYDQLLNYKDEGYYPMHMPGHKRNKDFIMENPYAIDITEIEDFDNLHEAEGILLHSMEKAARIFQSKQSFFLINGSTSGILAGISACTKRGDRILMARNSHKAVYNAVYLRELRPVYLYPRVEEPYGIAGSIQVEEVEGMLKQYPDIKLVVITSPSYEGVISDIKEIATIAHKYGVPLLVDEAHGAHLSFHDSFPQSSVAAGADLVIQSIHKTLPAFTQTAILHRNSDLVKEEELKRYLGIYQTSSPSYVLMAGISNCIKFLEEKGKLAFEEYVKELESFYNQTSNLQSIRVWKPKKTAYCYDKDPSKLIILSNCKELTGMKLYEILLHKYKIQVEMTSKDYVLCMTSVCDTKEGFIRLLNALRKIDDEYKTYATLKNQEPKYVEFLKAKVEYTHYESSALESKQVLLLESVNKIAAEYVYLYPPGIPILVPGEVITQDVLNCLIEYKNIGLALRGMKDLTGTTIQIIA, from the coding sequence ATGGATTTATATGACCAGTTATTAAATTATAAGGATGAAGGTTATTATCCAATGCATATGCCTGGGCATAAAAGAAATAAAGATTTTATTATGGAAAATCCATATGCAATTGATATAACTGAAATTGAGGATTTTGACAATCTTCATGAAGCAGAAGGGATATTACTTCATTCCATGGAAAAGGCAGCTAGGATTTTTCAATCGAAGCAGAGTTTTTTCTTAATTAATGGAAGCACTTCAGGGATTTTGGCTGGAATATCGGCTTGTACCAAGAGAGGCGATCGCATTTTAATGGCTAGAAATTCACATAAAGCTGTCTATAATGCGGTTTATTTACGAGAGCTTAGGCCAGTTTATCTGTATCCAAGGGTAGAAGAACCTTATGGAATTGCAGGTAGCATACAGGTAGAAGAAGTAGAGGGGATGTTAAAGCAGTACCCAGACATTAAATTAGTTGTTATTACTTCACCTAGTTATGAAGGTGTAATTTCAGATATAAAAGAGATTGCAACGATTGCTCATAAATATGGCGTACCACTACTTGTTGATGAGGCACATGGGGCACATTTAAGTTTCCATGATTCGTTTCCGCAAAGTTCGGTGGCCGCTGGAGCAGATCTTGTAATTCAGAGTATTCATAAAACTTTGCCAGCGTTTACTCAAACAGCAATTCTCCATCGAAATAGTGATTTGGTAAAGGAAGAGGAATTAAAACGATATTTAGGTATTTATCAAACGTCCTCTCCATCCTATGTGTTAATGGCAGGAATCAGTAATTGCATCAAATTTCTAGAAGAAAAAGGGAAACTTGCATTTGAGGAGTATGTAAAGGAGTTAGAATCATTTTATAATCAAACTTCGAATTTACAAAGTATTCGTGTATGGAAACCTAAGAAAACTGCTTATTGCTATGATAAGGACCCATCAAAGCTTATTATTTTATCAAATTGCAAAGAGCTTACGGGAATGAAACTGTATGAAATTCTCTTGCACAAATATAAAATTCAAGTGGAGATGACTTCAAAGGACTATGTTTTATGCATGACAAGTGTATGCGATACGAAAGAAGGATTTATACGCTTATTAAATGCGTTACGTAAGATAGATGATGAATATAAGACTTACGCTACTTTAAAAAACCAAGAACCTAAGTATGTGGAGTTTCTTAAAGCAAAGGTTGAGTATACTCATTATGAAAGCTCTGCGCTTGAGAGTAAGCAAGTGCTGCTTTTGGAAAGTGTGAATAAAATCGCAGCGGAATATGTGTATTTATACCCACCTGGAATACCAATTTTAGTACCAGGAGAAGTGATTACACAAGATGTTTTAAACTGTCTTATAGAATATAAGAATATTGGGTTAGCATTACGTGGGATGAAGGATCTTACAGGAACCACGATTCAAATCATAGCGTAA
- a CDS encoding transglutaminase-like domain-containing protein — MKLIIEENDLSEYLLETKYVDFMTPCIDKKAQELFSECKNDYEKIQAAYLFVKDEIHHSWDIGSERITKKASEVLTYGEGICYAKALLFAALLRHEGIPTGFCYQRLTVFDMPDSGYCIHCLNAVYLKEEDRWVRLDVRGNKNGSNARFSLEEEHLEFPVRKEYDEIDFPTVFACPLKNTTDALEHSKNCEDLIRHHLPTNL, encoded by the coding sequence ATGAAACTAATAATAGAAGAAAATGATTTGTCAGAGTACTTGTTAGAAACAAAATACGTAGACTTTATGACTCCATGTATTGATAAAAAAGCGCAAGAATTATTTTCTGAATGTAAGAATGATTATGAGAAAATTCAAGCTGCTTATTTATTCGTAAAAGATGAAATTCATCACTCTTGGGACATTGGAAGTGAGCGAATTACCAAAAAAGCCTCTGAGGTATTGACGTATGGGGAAGGAATCTGTTATGCTAAGGCATTACTATTTGCTGCTTTATTACGTCATGAAGGAATTCCTACAGGATTTTGTTATCAAAGATTAACTGTATTTGATATGCCTGATAGCGGTTATTGTATTCACTGTTTAAATGCAGTGTATTTAAAAGAAGAAGACCGATGGGTTCGTCTCGATGTAAGAGGTAATAAAAACGGTAGTAATGCAAGATTTTCCTTAGAGGAAGAACATCTTGAATTTCCAGTGAGAAAAGAATATGATGAAATTGATTTTCCAACTGTATTCGCTTGTCCATTAAAAAATACAACGGATGCACTTGAACATAGTAAAAACTGTGAAGATTTAATTCGTCATCATCTTCCTACGAACTTATAA
- the trmB gene encoding tRNA (guanosine(46)-N7)-methyltransferase TrmB: MRLRNVSGSKEAIAANEYVIHEPEQLKGQWHTVFGNNNPIHIEIGMGKGQFITTLAMQNPNINYIGIEKYSSVLIRAIEKREELECNNLFFIRFDAENICNIFDKDEIDRIYLNFSDPWPKDRHAKRRLTSREFFSRYNCILKKDGYVAFKTDNRLLFDFSLSEVEEAGWTLKDVTFDLHHSEYATGNVMTEYEEKFSSMGNPIHRLVAFR; encoded by the coding sequence ATGAGACTTAGAAATGTAAGCGGTTCAAAAGAAGCGATTGCTGCAAATGAGTATGTTATTCATGAACCAGAGCAACTAAAAGGCCAATGGCACACTGTATTTGGAAATAATAATCCGATTCATATAGAAATTGGTATGGGTAAAGGGCAATTTATTACTACCCTAGCAATGCAAAATCCTAATATCAATTATATTGGTATTGAAAAATACTCCAGCGTATTAATACGTGCAATAGAAAAGCGAGAAGAATTAGAGTGCAATAACCTATTCTTTATTCGATTTGATGCCGAAAATATTTGCAATATTTTTGATAAAGATGAAATTGATCGAATCTATTTAAACTTTTCTGATCCTTGGCCAAAGGATCGCCATGCAAAGCGCAGATTAACTTCCAGAGAGTTTTTTAGTCGCTATAATTGCATATTAAAAAAAGATGGATATGTGGCATTTAAAACAGATAACCGATTACTCTTTGATTTTTCACTTAGTGAAGTAGAAGAAGCTGGTTGGACTCTAAAAGATGTTACATTTGATTTACACCACAGTGAATATGCCACAGGCAATGTTATGACAGAGTATGAAGAAAAATTCTCATCCATGGGAAATCCTATCCATCGACTAGTTGCATTTCGATAA
- the trxA gene encoding thioredoxin yields MVHWRQYTKKRKTEVFFMSLKITSENFEKEVLQSDIPVLVDFYADWCGPCKMMGPVVEELATEYEGKVKVGKLNVDDCPELAAKYKVMTIPTIILFKNGTPEQTTVGVVSKEQLAGYLN; encoded by the coding sequence ATAGTTCATTGGAGACAATATACAAAAAAGAGAAAGACGGAGGTATTTTTTATGTCCTTAAAAATTACAAGTGAAAATTTTGAAAAAGAAGTACTACAAAGTGATATTCCAGTGTTAGTTGATTTTTATGCTGACTGGTGTGGTCCATGTAAAATGATGGGACCTGTTGTAGAAGAGCTTGCAACAGAATATGAAGGAAAAGTTAAAGTAGGAAAATTAAATGTAGATGATTGTCCAGAACTTGCTGCTAAGTATAAAGTTATGACAATTCCAACAATCATTTTATTTAAGAATGGAACTCCAGAACAGACAACTGTTGGAGTTGTATCTAAAGAACAACTTGCTGGATATTTAAATTAA